The Spirochaetota bacterium genome includes the window AACAGATTCAAAACTAAATAGAATAAAGCACATTTAATTCGCGGCAGGAACAAGTAAATAATGAATTTTGTTTCATCTCCGCCCCGTGCCCTTTACCAACCGTTGGAGAAGCCCGGGGTAGGTTCGCTTTCCCCGTACTGGTTGAGTGCGCTGATCCTGTAATAACTGGCTACCGATGAAGGATCGCCCCAAACCCCTGTGGGGTCTGTTAAAAAATATATGCCTCCGTCGTAATACGATTCCCTGGAGCCCGCGCTTATTACATAATATGTGCCGGGACCATCCCCTGTGTTGTTGGCACGGTATATTTTAAACCCGAGCAGGTCTGAGGGCTCCGGGAACGTTACGTATTCCCATTGCAGATAAATACCGCTCGGACTTCCGGATCCCGCCGAGTAGCTGTTCGGAGCGGATAAGAGATATCCCATCTGGATGCTGATAGTTGTGCTTTCGCCGGGCGAGAGATCCCTGGTCGTGATTCCGCCCATGTATCGATACCCGACCTCGTCATAGCCAACGACGGTGAAGGTGCGCGCCGCACCGGAGGGTACGTCGAGGGTAAGCTCGCCGCTTTCCGGGATGTTCCGAGTGATGGAGGCCATCCCCGCACCGCTGACCATAAGGCTAACGTCATAAACATCGAAGGGCACCGGGTCCGCCTGCACCCTAGAGCTCAGGCTCAGAAAGGCGATTATGCGGTCAACAACCGATGGCATATCCGCCTTCGCCAACTGGTTTCCCACGCGGATCGTCACCGTGGCCATGTCGCCGCCGGCGCAGCCGGTGAGGCCGCCGAAGCCCGCCATCAAGGCGATGATCACTAAGGCTGGAATAACAACGCGTAATGCTTTAGCATTCATGGCACATCCTCCAGGAGGGGAAATTGTCACTGTTCCTTGGCCGCGGTTTTATTAATGAATACCCTCAACCCGAGAAAATGTATGAAATATTTTTGCATTCGTCAACTATTATTGACCGGCCCTCTGAAAAAGTGAACGTCGTGCAGTAAGAGAATGCCGTTCAAATCCCCCCGCCTCCGGGCCGGCTAACGACGCGACCTCCTGTCGCAACGCCGGCATTAGCACCTCCTGTGCGTCACGCACTCCTTTTTTAATGAAGAGGGCTCCAGTTATGCGTACTTTCAGCGGAAGATTAATGCCTTTATTCTTTCTGACGGCAACATGTTTTTTCAATAGGGCTCCCCTTTATCAAAGGAGAGCTGCCGGAGGCTGAGATGGTATACACAGGCCGCGGCGAAAGCGGACCGGTATTCTGAATAAGGCTCCCCTTTATCAAAGGGGAGCTGCCGGAGGCTGAGAGGATTTAACGGGGATCATCCGGTGGAGTCCGGGCTTCAACGACGGCAACGCCGAAGGATTATACGGCTTTATACGCCGTCTCTGGAGTCAGTTCAATCTTTTCGCCTGTCGCCTTTTCATACAGGGTTTCCGGGGCGATATCGATCTCGCCGTTTTTCCAGGTAATGGTTCCGAACTCAATGCAAAACTTCGCGAACTCCCGGGTGTCGCGTATGTCGGAGTATATTTCCCCTTCGCCGATATAGTTGCCAAGATCGACAATCCCGGACT containing:
- a CDS encoding DUF2442 domain-containing protein, yielding MFFDVIDARHEGDHRIRLFFRDGKSGIVDLGNYIGEGEIYSDIRDTREFAKFCIEFGTITWKNGEIDIAPETLYEKATGEKIELTPETAYKAV